In a genomic window of Agrobacterium tumefaciens:
- a CDS encoding ArsR/SmtB family transcription factor, which yields METERLQRHCVEAAAFMSAAANPKRLSILQLLTKREHSVGELSILVGLSQSALSQHLSKLRRGRWVETRRDAQTIYYSSTSPAVAKLLSTLEGIFPAIASAMARPDVGCT from the coding sequence ATGGAAACAGAGAGGCTACAGCGCCATTGCGTCGAGGCGGCGGCGTTCATGTCTGCCGCCGCAAACCCGAAACGTCTTTCGATCCTGCAATTGCTGACCAAGAGGGAGCATTCGGTTGGTGAGCTTTCGATCCTTGTGGGTCTCAGCCAGTCCGCTTTGTCACAGCATCTTTCGAAGCTTCGTCGCGGCAGGTGGGTTGAAACGCGGCGTGACGCACAAACCATCTATTATTCCAGCACATCGCCCGCTGTAGCGAAGCTTTTGTCAACACTTGAAGGAATTTTCCCCGCGATCGCCAGCGCTATGGCGCGACCCGACGTGGGGTGCACCTGA